One stretch of Litoribrevibacter albus DNA includes these proteins:
- a CDS encoding Hpt domain-containing protein, whose translation MSKLHNPSVVDNLKQLIGEEKFSIILSSSRASLEGILSELKTAYTSADHETMRRAAHSIKSSVGNYGADPVSQKAEELEHKYKAQDIANAATEIEELSQLVQALLVELEEYL comes from the coding sequence ATGTCAAAACTTCACAACCCCAGCGTCGTAGACAATCTCAAGCAACTCATCGGCGAAGAGAAATTTTCCATCATTCTCTCCAGCTCAAGAGCCTCACTGGAAGGGATTTTGTCTGAATTGAAAACGGCGTATACCAGTGCAGATCATGAAACCATGCGCAGAGCGGCTCACAGTATTAAATCGTCCGTCGGTAATTACGGTGCCGATCCGGTATCGCAAAAAGCCGAAGAGCTTGAACATAAGTACAAGGCTCAGGACATTGCGAACGCGGCAACAGAAATCGAAGAACTCAGTCAGTTGGTGCAAGCGCTCTTGGTTGAATTAGAAGAATATTTATAA
- a CDS encoding response regulator: MPGSILIVDDMTDNRLLLDALLCDTYRIYLAASGQECFEKIAENKPGLILLDLVMPEMDGFEVCKKLKSDYQTQDIPIIFITSSTDNDEKLQAYKLGADDFINKPFNHDELIAKISKVVNSQKSIQEAKELAQAAQQAAMIAMTNSSELGLIIKFMESASDSESFESLASQLNEVTKNFGLICCFQFAYDDFVLNIGNGCIDGSIEAKMITEARKAGGIIGHGKRMFFNQKYVSMLVKNMPIEDEEKCGRYKDNLAVLLSAANGVAKTIGAEQAIKQQRKQLIETIFESTYERTQHVMGLVHVLENNTVEIVQEIRLSFEEALFSLGLTEEQESYLMGIFDAAMDKMDTVKETAVEVEDAMKKVLTAFEQLRAD, translated from the coding sequence ATGCCGGGTTCCATCTTAATTGTTGATGATATGACGGATAACCGTCTGCTGTTAGACGCCTTATTGTGCGATACCTACCGGATTTATTTAGCAGCATCCGGCCAGGAATGTTTCGAAAAAATTGCAGAGAACAAACCGGGATTGATTCTTCTGGACTTGGTTATGCCCGAGATGGACGGCTTTGAAGTCTGTAAGAAACTTAAATCCGATTATCAAACCCAAGATATTCCGATTATCTTTATCACGTCTTCCACAGACAATGATGAAAAACTGCAAGCGTACAAACTCGGGGCGGATGACTTCATCAATAAGCCGTTTAATCATGATGAACTGATCGCCAAAATCTCTAAAGTGGTTAACAGCCAAAAAAGCATTCAAGAAGCCAAAGAACTGGCCCAGGCTGCACAACAAGCGGCTATGATCGCCATGACCAACTCCAGTGAGTTGGGATTAATTATCAAGTTCATGGAATCGGCCAGTGACTCCGAATCCTTTGAAAGCCTGGCGTCACAATTGAACGAAGTAACGAAGAATTTCGGTTTAATCTGCTGCTTCCAGTTCGCATACGATGACTTTGTATTGAATATAGGAAACGGTTGTATCGATGGCAGTATTGAAGCGAAGATGATCACCGAAGCCCGAAAGGCAGGGGGGATTATCGGTCACGGTAAGCGCATGTTTTTCAATCAAAAATACGTTTCAATGCTGGTCAAAAACATGCCCATTGAAGACGAAGAAAAATGTGGCCGCTACAAGGATAATCTAGCCGTTCTGCTATCTGCTGCGAATGGCGTTGCGAAAACCATCGGTGCCGAGCAGGCAATTAAACAACAACGAAAACAATTAATTGAAACTATTTTTGAATCTACCTATGAGCGAACTCAACATGTCATGGGGCTGGTTCATGTACTCGAAAACAACACCGTCGAGATCGTGCAAGAGATTCGCCTTTCCTTCGAAGAAGCCTTATTTAGTTTGGGACTGACCGAAGAACAGGAAAGTTACCTAATGGGCATTTTCGATGCCGCCATGGATAAAATGGATACAGTGAAAGAAACGGCGGTTGAAGTGGAAGACGCGATGAAGAAGGTGCTTACTGCCTTTGAACAATTACGTGCAGACTAA
- the ilvD gene encoding dihydroxy-acid dehydratase, which translates to MPEYRSKTSTHGRNMAGARALWRATGMKDDDFHKPIIAVANSFTQFVPGHVHLKDMGQLVAREIEKAGGVAKEFNTIAVDDGIAMGHDGMLYSLPSREIIADSVEYMVNAHCADALVCISNCDKITPGMLMAALRLNIPVVFVSGGPMEAGKTKLSEHKLDLVDAMVIAADDKASDEKVAEYERSACPTCGSCSGMFTANSMNCLTEAIGLSLPGNGTTLATHSDREQLFLEAARLVVENAKRYYDENDESVLPRSIASFKAFENAMTLDIVMGGSTNTILHLLAAAQEAEVDFTMKDIDRLSRVVPQLCKVAPNTPKYHIEDVHRAGGIMGILGEIDRAGLLHNDLPTVHSKTMKDALDKWDIMRNPSEEVIKFFKAGPAGIPTQTAFSQSTRWPTLDGDRSEGCIRDLEHAFSKEGGLAVLYGNIAQDGCVVKTAGVDDSILVFHGKAKIFESQDTAVSGILNDEVKEGDVVIIRYEGPKGGPGMQEMLYPTSYLKSKGLGKACALLTDGRFSGGTSGLSIGHCSPEAAAGGAIGLLKDGDPIVIDIPNRGINVELSDEELAARRAEQDKKGWKPAEDRPRRVTTALKAYAKFATSADKGAVRDKAMLDD; encoded by the coding sequence ATGCCTGAGTATCGCTCCAAAACATCCACTCATGGTAGAAACATGGCGGGTGCTCGTGCCTTGTGGCGTGCCACTGGTATGAAAGACGATGACTTTCATAAACCTATTATTGCGGTTGCCAACTCTTTTACTCAATTTGTACCTGGACATGTGCACCTGAAAGACATGGGCCAGTTAGTGGCGCGTGAAATTGAGAAAGCGGGTGGTGTGGCGAAAGAATTCAACACCATTGCTGTTGATGACGGTATTGCGATGGGGCATGACGGTATGCTGTACAGCTTGCCAAGCCGTGAAATCATTGCTGATTCGGTTGAGTACATGGTGAATGCGCACTGTGCGGATGCTCTGGTATGTATTTCTAACTGTGACAAGATCACACCGGGAATGTTGATGGCCGCGTTGCGCCTGAATATTCCTGTGGTGTTTGTATCGGGTGGCCCGATGGAAGCCGGAAAAACCAAGTTGTCAGAGCACAAGCTGGACTTGGTTGATGCGATGGTGATTGCGGCAGACGATAAGGCAAGTGATGAGAAGGTGGCGGAATATGAGCGCAGCGCCTGTCCTACTTGTGGTTCTTGCTCTGGTATGTTCACAGCGAACTCGATGAACTGTCTGACTGAGGCCATTGGTTTGTCTCTGCCAGGTAACGGTACAACTCTGGCAACTCACTCAGATCGTGAGCAGTTGTTCCTGGAAGCGGCTCGTTTGGTCGTTGAGAACGCAAAACGTTATTACGATGAGAACGATGAGTCTGTGTTACCTCGGTCTATTGCGAGCTTCAAGGCGTTTGAAAATGCGATGACATTGGACATCGTGATGGGTGGTTCAACCAATACCATTCTGCATTTGTTGGCGGCAGCTCAGGAAGCGGAAGTGGATTTCACGATGAAAGACATTGATCGTCTTTCTCGCGTTGTACCTCAGTTGTGTAAAGTCGCGCCGAACACCCCAAAATATCACATTGAAGACGTTCACCGTGCTGGTGGCATCATGGGTATTCTTGGTGAGATTGATCGCGCTGGTTTATTGCATAACGACCTTCCTACCGTTCATAGCAAGACCATGAAAGACGCGTTGGATAAGTGGGACATCATGCGTAATCCGTCTGAAGAGGTGATTAAGTTCTTCAAGGCTGGGCCTGCTGGTATCCCAACACAAACGGCCTTCAGTCAAAGTACGCGTTGGCCAACTCTTGACGGTGATCGCTCAGAAGGTTGTATCCGTGATCTTGAACACGCGTTTTCGAAAGAAGGCGGTTTGGCTGTCTTGTACGGAAACATTGCCCAAGATGGCTGTGTGGTGAAAACTGCGGGTGTTGATGACTCTATTTTGGTTTTCCACGGTAAGGCTAAAATCTTCGAATCTCAGGATACGGCAGTAAGCGGCATTCTGAATGACGAAGTGAAAGAAGGCGATGTAGTGATTATCCGTTACGAAGGGCCGAAAGGTGGTCCGGGTATGCAGGAAATGCTGTATCCAACGTCGTATCTTAAGTCGAAAGGTTTGGGTAAAGCCTGTGCGTTGCTGACCGATGGTCGTTTCTCTGGTGGTACTTCTGGCTTGTCTATTGGTCACTGTTCTCCGGAAGCGGCGGCAGGTGGTGCAATTGGTTTGCTGAAAGACGGTGATCCGATCGTGATCGATATTCCAAATCGCGGTATCAACGTGGAGCTTAGCGATGAGGAGTTAGCGGCTCGTCGTGCAGAGCAAGATAAGAAAGGTTGGAAACCGGCAGAGGATCGTCCTCGTCGTGTAACAACTGCGTTGAAAGCCTATGCTAAGTTTGCAACCAGTGCCGATAAAGGTGCGGTTCGTGACAAGGCTATGCTAGACGACTAA
- the argA gene encoding amino-acid N-acetyltransferase, producing the protein MEQKQYVQWFRNTSPYINAHRGKTIVLLLNGESIADPNLPNIIHDIATLSSLGAKLCIVFGARPQIEQKLAEHQLESIIKLTHRVTSDTALPHIKDAVGSIRIQLEALLSMGLPNSPMHGADIRISSGNYITAQPIGVKEGIDFGHTGEVRRIDHQAILDDLNHGRIVLIPPMGFSPTGEVFNLSSEALATDVAKAIHADKLILFQKEAGVMQDGQLVRELTPLKIKTLLAEHQLDAIIEANLKSSLVALNYVSRVHLISYQSDGALLQELYTLNGQGTLLTREPSEVLRRASISDVAGILDLIQPLEEEGILVKRSRERLEQEIEQFIVMDWEGMIVGCSAMYPYQDPETKTTWAELACVVVHPEYRGNDRGEKLLHYVEQQCQQRQYNTLFVLTTRTGHWFMEHGFKAIQPEQLPPARKELYNWQRNSRILAKSI; encoded by the coding sequence GTGGAACAGAAACAATACGTACAATGGTTTAGAAATACCTCTCCTTACATCAATGCACACCGTGGTAAAACCATCGTGTTGTTATTGAATGGTGAAAGTATTGCGGACCCGAACCTCCCGAATATCATTCACGATATTGCCACTCTGAGCAGCCTTGGCGCCAAACTCTGTATTGTGTTTGGGGCACGACCTCAAATCGAACAAAAGCTGGCAGAACATCAGTTGGAGTCGATTATCAAGCTCACCCATCGAGTGACCTCCGATACTGCCCTGCCGCATATTAAAGATGCCGTAGGCAGCATCCGCATTCAATTGGAAGCTCTGTTATCGATGGGTTTACCGAACTCACCGATGCACGGTGCCGACATCAGAATCAGCAGTGGTAATTACATCACAGCCCAACCGATTGGTGTCAAAGAAGGCATCGACTTTGGACACACGGGTGAAGTCAGACGCATAGACCATCAGGCTATTCTGGATGACCTCAATCACGGACGGATCGTGTTGATTCCCCCAATGGGGTTCTCACCCACGGGCGAGGTGTTTAACCTCTCTTCTGAAGCGTTGGCCACCGACGTTGCCAAAGCGATTCATGCCGACAAACTGATTTTGTTCCAGAAAGAAGCCGGCGTGATGCAGGATGGGCAATTGGTTCGTGAATTAACGCCGCTCAAGATTAAAACCCTGCTAGCTGAACACCAGCTGGACGCCATCATTGAAGCCAACCTGAAATCCAGCCTGGTTGCGTTGAACTACGTCTCTCGTGTTCACCTAATCAGCTATCAGTCTGATGGTGCGTTACTGCAAGAACTCTATACCCTCAACGGTCAGGGTACGCTACTGACACGAGAACCGTCCGAAGTATTAAGAAGAGCCTCGATCAGCGATGTCGCCGGTATTCTCGATCTAATCCAACCGCTTGAAGAAGAAGGCATTCTAGTCAAACGCTCTCGTGAACGTTTAGAACAAGAGATCGAACAGTTCATCGTCATGGATTGGGAAGGGATGATCGTTGGTTGTTCAGCCATGTACCCGTATCAAGATCCGGAAACCAAGACGACCTGGGCCGAACTTGCTTGTGTGGTCGTACACCCGGAATACCGTGGTAATGACCGTGGAGAAAAACTGCTTCACTACGTCGAGCAACAATGCCAACAACGCCAGTACAACACCTTATTTGTGTTAACCACCCGCACCGGTCACTGGTTTATGGAACACGGCTTCAAAGCCATTCAGCCAGAACAACTGCCTCCGGCGCGAAAGGAGCTGTACAACTGGCAACGGAATTCCCGCATTTTGGCTAAATCCATTTAG
- a CDS encoding SGNH/GDSL hydrolase family protein produces the protein MKARSLRKLITGLAFGTATAVASAQDYSQIYVFGDSLSDNGNLHAVTQDPNIPERFTNGAVAVEVLAAQLGLTLSPSYHLLPPEVTLGNYGNNYAIAGAITTDEDGNLATPDINLPTQVGAFLQIHGFQAPQDALYVVMIGGNDIRAARSVLVDGDLGARRDANKLLKKAIRSVETQLSTLISAGAQHIVVVNAPDIGAIPETDLVAAQALANADNIRDRIVAKKLEKFTRVLTAVYNGRLSAAVSDIEDATGIDIIEYDLFNFLDDAIDNYQEYGYTNNTDACVYAITGGGYNPECNFETFVFFDEIHPTAVTHQRAALELHQLLSEQ, from the coding sequence ATGAAAGCACGCTCACTACGAAAATTAATCACAGGTCTGGCATTTGGCACCGCTACGGCAGTTGCCTCGGCTCAAGATTACAGTCAGATCTATGTTTTTGGAGACAGCCTGTCCGATAACGGTAATCTTCACGCCGTCACACAAGACCCTAACATTCCCGAGCGCTTCACCAACGGTGCGGTAGCCGTCGAAGTACTTGCAGCTCAGTTAGGACTGACGTTATCGCCTTCCTACCACCTGCTGCCGCCGGAAGTCACCTTAGGTAATTACGGCAACAATTACGCCATTGCCGGGGCCATCACTACGGATGAAGATGGCAATCTGGCTACCCCGGACATTAACCTTCCGACACAGGTTGGTGCCTTCCTGCAGATTCACGGCTTCCAGGCTCCTCAAGATGCCTTATATGTGGTCATGATCGGCGGGAATGATATTCGTGCCGCACGCAGTGTCTTGGTGGATGGAGATCTGGGTGCCAGACGCGATGCCAATAAATTGCTCAAGAAAGCGATTCGCTCGGTGGAGACTCAACTGTCCACCTTAATCTCCGCTGGTGCTCAACACATTGTGGTTGTTAACGCTCCGGACATTGGCGCCATTCCTGAAACCGACCTGGTAGCGGCTCAAGCATTGGCGAACGCCGACAATATACGTGATCGAATTGTGGCGAAAAAACTCGAAAAGTTTACTCGTGTCCTGACCGCTGTCTATAACGGTCGATTGTCCGCTGCGGTTTCTGATATCGAAGACGCCACCGGCATCGACATCATCGAATACGATCTATTCAACTTCCTGGATGATGCCATCGACAACTACCAGGAGTACGGCTACACCAATAACACCGACGCCTGTGTCTATGCCATTACCGGCGGAGGCTACAACCCTGAGTGTAACTTCGAGACGTTTGTTTTCTTTGATGAGATTCACCCAACGGCCGTTACTCACCAACGTGCAGCGCTGGAGCTGCACCAATTACTGTCAGAACAATAA
- the mrcB gene encoding penicillin-binding protein 1B encodes MAERKKTSPKSKNSSTSGRKSAQRNSAPNGRDSKSDKQRKKAQVSHEKIYWLPGWFRFLIKLSLVGVVCLLAFLVYLDATLRQDLDSVQWELPAQVYARPLELYPGKQLSLDELSRELKALGYRFQDYRGTGYALQRSNSIRIHTRGFQFVDEHQAPAECLVTFRSGRIDQVRVNGQERDLFRLEPLLLGSLFPNHHEDRQLVQIDEVPDALKHALIATEDRDFYQHHGVSPKSIVRAMLANFQAGSVVQGGSTLTQQLIKNLYLTRERTYTRKLQEAAMALLVDLRYPKDKILETYLNEVYLGQDGARAVHGVMAASYFYFGVPVRELKLHQIALMVAVVKGPAYYNPKRHPERALTRRNLVLDMLTDQGYIEAKVANWSKRQPLDVVSHPTRSANRFPAYLGLVHRHLKRDYSEDELSKSGLRVFTSLDPQIQWDLEQNAVAELERLARRHPREGDDYQLASVVTSVDNGEVVAVIGDRNVGYSGFNRALDAKRPIGSLAKPAVFLTALQRPEHYSLTSVLKDQSFKIQMDNGDEWQPRNFDNKSHGDVLLYQALAKSYNQATARLGLEIGLDAVIDTFRQFGFSDQVPMLPATMLGSLSLSPYEITKMYQTLAADGFRAPLKVIRTVTDAEGEVLDRYPLNVEQVFDQKPVYLVNYAMQVGAREGTGRWLNNVIPSDEVVFGKTGTSNQQRDSWFAGVKGNYLSVTWVGKDDNSPTELTGSSGALRVWGQVMRHMPASDTKRVVPDQIGFSWVDQETGLLVDELCSSARLLPFIEGSAPTEQTTCKDSTFTRGKNLLERLIDW; translated from the coding sequence ATGGCTGAACGCAAAAAAACATCACCAAAAAGTAAGAATTCTTCCACCTCTGGTCGTAAGTCGGCTCAGAGAAATTCCGCTCCCAATGGACGTGACTCTAAAAGTGACAAACAACGAAAGAAAGCACAAGTATCTCATGAGAAAATCTATTGGTTGCCGGGCTGGTTTCGTTTTCTGATCAAATTAAGTTTGGTCGGGGTAGTCTGTTTGTTGGCGTTTCTGGTGTATCTCGATGCCACCTTACGCCAGGATCTGGATTCTGTTCAGTGGGAATTACCGGCACAAGTCTATGCCCGACCATTGGAATTGTATCCAGGAAAACAGTTAAGCCTCGATGAGTTGAGCCGTGAACTCAAGGCGCTGGGTTATCGTTTTCAGGATTACCGAGGCACAGGCTATGCCCTTCAGCGCAGTAACAGCATTCGCATTCATACGCGCGGTTTTCAATTTGTGGATGAGCATCAGGCGCCAGCTGAATGTTTGGTCACGTTCAGATCCGGGCGTATCGACCAGGTACGTGTGAATGGCCAGGAACGGGATTTATTCCGTCTCGAACCCTTATTGCTAGGTAGCCTCTTCCCGAATCACCATGAAGACCGTCAGTTGGTACAGATTGATGAAGTGCCTGATGCCTTGAAACATGCCTTGATTGCTACCGAAGATCGGGACTTCTATCAGCATCATGGGGTGTCTCCAAAATCCATTGTTCGGGCCATGTTAGCTAACTTCCAGGCGGGCAGTGTGGTACAGGGTGGAAGTACCCTGACTCAGCAATTGATCAAAAACCTCTATCTGACGCGGGAACGAACCTATACCCGTAAGCTTCAGGAAGCAGCAATGGCCTTGCTGGTGGATCTTCGATATCCCAAGGACAAGATTCTTGAAACCTACCTGAATGAAGTCTATCTGGGGCAGGATGGTGCACGTGCCGTACACGGTGTCATGGCGGCGAGTTATTTCTACTTTGGTGTCCCGGTGCGTGAACTCAAGCTTCATCAGATCGCCTTAATGGTGGCAGTGGTCAAAGGCCCTGCCTATTACAACCCGAAGCGTCATCCGGAACGGGCCTTGACCCGACGTAATTTGGTGTTGGATATGTTGACCGACCAAGGTTACATCGAAGCCAAAGTCGCCAACTGGTCAAAACGTCAGCCGCTAGATGTGGTCTCTCATCCAACCCGCTCGGCCAATCGATTCCCCGCGTATTTGGGTTTGGTACATCGACACTTGAAGCGGGATTACTCGGAAGACGAGCTTTCCAAGTCAGGTTTGCGGGTATTTACTTCTCTTGATCCGCAAATTCAGTGGGATCTTGAACAGAACGCAGTGGCTGAATTGGAACGCTTGGCAAGACGTCACCCTCGTGAGGGAGACGATTATCAGCTTGCCTCGGTCGTTACCTCTGTGGATAACGGTGAAGTGGTGGCTGTGATTGGCGATCGCAACGTGGGTTATTCCGGGTTTAACCGGGCGTTAGATGCCAAGCGGCCGATCGGTTCTTTGGCTAAACCAGCGGTTTTCTTGACCGCGCTGCAACGACCCGAGCATTACTCATTAACGTCTGTGCTGAAAGATCAGTCGTTTAAGATTCAGATGGACAATGGCGACGAGTGGCAGCCGCGAAACTTTGATAACAAGAGTCACGGGGATGTGCTTTTGTATCAGGCATTGGCTAAATCCTACAACCAGGCCACCGCGCGTTTGGGGTTAGAGATTGGACTGGATGCCGTGATCGATACCTTCCGTCAATTTGGCTTTTCGGATCAAGTGCCTATGCTGCCTGCTACGATGCTGGGGTCTTTGTCCTTGAGCCCTTATGAAATTACCAAAATGTATCAGACCTTGGCGGCCGATGGCTTTAGAGCTCCGTTGAAAGTGATTCGAACGGTCACCGATGCCGAAGGTGAAGTGCTTGATCGTTATCCGCTAAATGTCGAACAGGTGTTCGATCAGAAGCCGGTGTATCTGGTCAATTACGCCATGCAGGTTGGGGCCAGAGAAGGGACGGGCCGTTGGTTAAATAACGTCATTCCTTCCGATGAAGTGGTGTTCGGTAAAACCGGAACCTCCAATCAACAGCGTGATAGTTGGTTTGCCGGTGTCAAAGGCAATTATCTGTCGGTCACTTGGGTTGGCAAAGACGATAACTCTCCGACCGAGCTTACCGGCAGTTCTGGTGCGCTACGAGTCTGGGGGCAAGTGATGCGCCATATGCCGGCTAGCGACACCAAACGTGTGGTTCCTGATCAGATTGGCTTCAGTTGGGTGGATCAGGAGACAGGTCTGTTGGTGGATGAGCTGTGCTCTAGCGCACGGTTATTGCCGTTTATTGAAGGCAGTGCGCCCACGGAACAAACCACTTGTAAGGATTCAACCTTCACTCGGGGTAAGAACCTGTTAGAACGATTGATAGATTGGTAA
- a CDS encoding adenosine kinase, with product MSQNNKKYHVYGLGNALVDMEFEVSDQFLSDKGIEKGMMTLIDENQHHVLFDDLKDTFGVVKQASGGSAANTIIAASYFGANNFYSCRVSDDETGDFYVKDLMAAGVDTNMNGNRETGVTGKCLVMVTPDAERTMNTYLGVSEHFDHSNIVEDAIADSTYLYIEGYLVTSESGRHAAIQAREAAKKANTQIAMTFSDPAMTQFFKDGLVEMLGDGVDLLFCNEHEAQLFTGKETAEAAISELAKFAPHLVVTLGKDGALIVKDGERYQIPAFPAKAIDTNGAGDMFAGAYLYAITHGHSPQEAGRLASRSASELVTHFGARLPAESHDQLKQEIL from the coding sequence ATGTCTCAGAATAATAAAAAATATCATGTCTACGGTTTGGGCAATGCGTTAGTAGATATGGAGTTCGAAGTGAGCGATCAGTTCCTTAGTGATAAAGGAATTGAGAAAGGAATGATGACGTTGATCGATGAAAATCAACATCACGTCCTATTTGATGACCTCAAAGATACCTTTGGTGTGGTGAAACAAGCCAGTGGTGGTTCAGCAGCAAATACTATCATTGCGGCCAGCTACTTCGGTGCCAATAACTTCTATTCTTGCCGGGTATCAGACGATGAAACCGGTGACTTTTATGTAAAAGACTTAATGGCGGCCGGCGTAGACACCAACATGAACGGTAACCGTGAAACCGGCGTAACCGGTAAGTGTTTGGTGATGGTAACGCCAGATGCCGAGCGCACCATGAATACGTACCTGGGTGTGTCTGAGCATTTTGATCACAGCAATATTGTGGAAGACGCCATTGCCGATTCAACCTACCTCTACATTGAAGGCTATTTGGTAACGTCTGAATCAGGCCGACATGCTGCGATTCAGGCACGCGAAGCCGCAAAAAAAGCAAACACCCAAATTGCGATGACCTTTTCAGACCCGGCAATGACCCAGTTCTTCAAAGACGGGTTAGTAGAAATGTTGGGGGACGGCGTGGATTTGTTGTTCTGTAATGAACATGAAGCGCAACTGTTCACAGGAAAAGAAACCGCTGAAGCTGCCATTTCAGAGCTAGCTAAGTTCGCGCCTCACCTGGTTGTGACCTTGGGCAAAGACGGTGCGTTGATTGTGAAGGACGGTGAGCGTTATCAAATTCCTGCGTTCCCGGCAAAAGCCATCGACACCAACGGTGCTGGTGATATGTTTGCGGGAGCCTATTTGTATGCCATTACACACGGTCATTCGCCTCAGGAAGCAGGTCGCTTAGCAAGCCGTTCTGCCTCTGAGCTGGTAACGCATTTTGGTGCACGCTTACCTGCAGAAAGCCACGACCAACTAAAACAAGAGATTCTATAA
- a CDS encoding tetratricopeptide repeat protein produces the protein MRFFWMGLVLVTMVGCATHQNVPVVSGGQNEPVYQGNVINNGNGVYIKPQEERKALNAKSLDTQKSRHDTKLGVVKLLASAESYALKKKYGQAQSVLERAQRIDPKEPKVYYELAVIHLKKNQPRQAEQLCKKGLSLSHGNPILQKELWVVMAKALDAQGKSQKAQRALQRAYQIKV, from the coding sequence ATGCGATTTTTTTGGATGGGGTTAGTGTTGGTCACTATGGTTGGCTGCGCGACTCATCAAAATGTCCCGGTTGTATCCGGTGGTCAGAACGAACCGGTCTATCAGGGGAACGTCATCAACAATGGCAATGGCGTTTACATTAAGCCGCAGGAAGAACGTAAAGCGCTGAATGCTAAATCACTGGATACCCAGAAATCCCGTCACGATACCAAGCTGGGCGTGGTGAAGTTATTAGCCAGTGCTGAAAGCTATGCGTTGAAGAAAAAATACGGACAAGCACAGTCAGTTCTGGAACGGGCGCAACGAATTGACCCGAAAGAACCTAAAGTTTATTACGAGCTGGCGGTGATTCATTTAAAGAAAAACCAGCCCAGACAAGCAGAGCAACTGTGTAAGAAAGGTCTGTCTTTGTCTCATGGCAACCCGATTCTACAAAAGGAGTTGTGGGTGGTGATGGCTAAAGCTTTGGATGCCCAAGGTAAATCTCAAAAAGCACAGCGCGCGTTACAACGGGCCTACCAGATTAAGGTTTAG